In Halodesulfovibrio sp. MK-HDV, a single window of DNA contains:
- a CDS encoding flagellar hook-associated protein FlgK produces the protein MINTIYNTGINGVVNSQASVNVTTNNISNADVAGYKKQTPIYETSGSIKSHGLHIGTGAQIAGIEASMNYFVEQQYLSTSADAAKFNQQLAYQMQLEGTLGQSDTTGLNAALSGFFGGWNTLSSDPTQPGAWEEVLSTAQGIASTYNDTYAQMEKIYTSINQEISAQVSEANSLMDQIAALNAQVASNPTDNQAVDARDQAIRELSTYMNVTVEYQNDGTVTLLAEGQYTLVEGQQTYHLSSQSAQARESLVPSSSFDGNVQFQGESSEEIMLEFIDATHYKVSYDGGKTWATDESGNSVVYEAGDADNPENIAGVDVWFSTTSGTHAAGDRYVITPKTGLYLEKGDGSYLNLTPLSNDQGMLSSNKVTSGSIAGLFITRDDSVMPTMDALDGLAQSVIWETNVAHSKGAGLEHHTSLSGSYEVDDSTVPLSESGLFFGDKLESGDVEYVLYNDDGSIASTVSITVDPSTDSLDDIAAKINAASGGDLTATVSADGTLEMASGTGLSFEVAQDDANLMAGLGLNTFYTGTSAETIAVNSYVSNNPQHINAGAVGEDGSVTSGDNSTALQLAALAEKDVSITAGGVTYTDSLSSFSSMIVADVGADVMLAEQNQAYAQGSNEYYYEYQLSSNGVNVDEEQLNLIKYQQQYEACVKVITTAREMFDEVLDML, from the coding sequence ATGATTAATACGATCTACAATACTGGCATAAACGGTGTAGTTAATTCGCAAGCCAGTGTTAACGTAACTACGAATAATATTTCGAATGCAGACGTGGCGGGGTACAAAAAACAGACCCCTATTTACGAAACGTCCGGCTCTATAAAATCTCATGGATTACATATCGGTACCGGTGCACAAATTGCCGGTATCGAAGCCTCCATGAATTACTTTGTAGAACAGCAGTACCTTTCCACATCTGCTGATGCTGCAAAGTTTAATCAGCAGCTTGCCTACCAAATGCAGCTGGAGGGAACCCTCGGACAATCTGACACAACAGGTCTGAATGCTGCATTGAGCGGATTTTTCGGCGGATGGAACACACTGTCCTCTGACCCTACACAGCCTGGTGCGTGGGAAGAGGTACTCAGTACTGCTCAGGGAATTGCCTCTACATATAATGATACATATGCGCAGATGGAAAAGATTTATACATCCATAAATCAGGAGATTTCTGCACAGGTATCAGAAGCAAATTCACTGATGGATCAAATCGCTGCATTAAACGCGCAGGTTGCTTCTAATCCCACAGACAATCAGGCGGTTGATGCTCGGGATCAGGCAATTCGTGAACTTTCAACGTATATGAATGTAACGGTTGAATACCAGAACGACGGCACGGTAACACTGCTAGCAGAAGGTCAGTACACACTGGTTGAAGGCCAGCAGACGTATCATCTTTCCAGCCAGTCCGCGCAGGCACGCGAGTCCTTGGTTCCTTCTTCGTCATTTGATGGAAACGTACAGTTTCAGGGTGAATCCAGTGAAGAGATTATGCTCGAGTTCATTGATGCCACCCATTACAAGGTCTCGTATGATGGTGGAAAAACATGGGCGACGGATGAAAGCGGCAATTCGGTTGTATATGAAGCTGGTGATGCTGATAATCCGGAAAATATCGCTGGAGTTGATGTCTGGTTTTCCACAACATCAGGCACTCACGCGGCTGGTGATAGATACGTAATTACCCCTAAGACTGGATTGTATTTGGAAAAAGGCGACGGGTCATACCTGAACCTTACGCCGTTATCCAATGATCAAGGGATGCTTTCTTCAAATAAAGTAACTTCAGGATCTATTGCAGGATTGTTTATTACTCGTGATGATTCTGTCATGCCGACAATGGATGCCTTGGACGGACTTGCTCAGTCCGTTATCTGGGAAACAAACGTGGCGCATTCAAAGGGTGCAGGTCTTGAACATCACACCAGTCTTTCCGGATCGTACGAAGTGGATGATTCCACCGTGCCGCTTTCAGAAAGCGGGTTGTTTTTCGGTGATAAACTGGAATCCGGAGATGTAGAATACGTTCTATATAATGATGACGGTTCGATTGCCTCTACTGTGTCCATCACTGTCGATCCTTCCACAGATTCTTTAGATGATATTGCTGCGAAGATTAATGCCGCATCAGGTGGCGATCTTACAGCAACAGTTTCTGCTGACGGAACGCTTGAAATGGCTTCGGGAACAGGGCTGTCATTTGAAGTGGCGCAAGATGATGCGAATTTGATGGCGGGCTTAGGGCTGAATACTTTTTACACGGGCACTTCTGCTGAAACCATTGCTGTGAACAGCTACGTTTCAAACAACCCGCAGCATATTAATGCCGGAGCAGTGGGCGAGGATGGCTCAGTCACCAGCGGTGATAACAGCACAGCATTGCAGCTTGCAGCCCTTGCAGAAAAAGATGTGTCGATAACTGCAGGTGGCGTGACCTACACGGATTCACTCTCAAGTTTTTCCAGTATGATCGTTGCCGATGTCGGCGCGGATGTGATGCTGGCGGAGCAGAATCAGGCGTATGCGCAAGGTTCTAACGAATATTATTACGAGTACCAGTTGTCATCCAATGGTGTGAACGTTGATGAGGAGCAGCTGAACCTTATTAAATATCAGCAGCAGTACGAAGCATGTGTAAAAGTTATTACAACAGCACGCGAGATGTTCGATGAAGTGCTGGATATGCTGTAG
- the flgL gene encoding flagellar hook-associated protein FlgL — protein MRIATSQIYTSSLQQINKSLGNVMELKMMTSTQKKLNAPSDDPSGAALTMQLRAYSATLLTYEENCTVAEGYLGTADGGLQQTSEILMNVSELAEQAATETYTKEQMESMAIELRQDMESIFQMSNTKLGEVYLFSGNDIENSAYEKGVGVTIDDPTMTHADVVSVQGDASQTVFIQMTESGTIGGVDDLEYQYSTDGGDTWTTGTLLAGDTEIIAGDSSITLATGTVVTAEDGSGEGTNLYIRAAYEYTGSNEELALAIGEDSTLDVTSDGSSVFGGVDPETGEPYPEPNLFEALGDLMVYMETGNTEGVASCIETVNAAYEQMLQKAASVGARQNTAQNTATAISITKDRSISQISAVEDADATQLSVEMAQAEYVYQAVLSTTASVYQLNLLSYL, from the coding sequence ATGAGAATCGCAACATCCCAAATTTATACAAGTTCATTGCAACAGATCAATAAATCCCTTGGTAATGTGATGGAATTGAAGATGATGACGAGTACGCAGAAAAAGCTGAATGCTCCATCTGACGATCCATCCGGTGCGGCTTTAACTATGCAGCTGCGTGCGTATTCCGCAACGCTGTTGACCTACGAAGAAAACTGCACGGTTGCTGAAGGGTATTTAGGGACAGCCGATGGAGGGTTGCAGCAGACAAGTGAAATTCTGATGAACGTCAGTGAACTTGCAGAACAGGCTGCCACGGAAACATACACGAAAGAGCAAATGGAAAGTATGGCCATTGAGCTACGACAGGATATGGAATCTATTTTTCAGATGAGCAATACCAAGCTTGGCGAAGTATACCTGTTTTCTGGAAATGATATCGAAAACAGCGCCTATGAGAAGGGTGTTGGTGTAACGATTGATGATCCTACCATGACACATGCTGATGTTGTTTCCGTGCAGGGTGATGCGTCTCAAACAGTCTTTATTCAGATGACAGAATCCGGAACCATCGGCGGAGTAGACGACCTTGAGTACCAGTATTCCACAGACGGTGGTGATACATGGACAACAGGGACTTTACTTGCTGGAGATACAGAGATCATTGCCGGTGATTCTTCCATTACCTTGGCGACAGGAACAGTTGTAACCGCAGAGGACGGCAGCGGCGAAGGGACTAATCTTTATATCAGAGCTGCGTATGAATACACTGGCAGCAATGAAGAGCTTGCTCTTGCCATCGGAGAGGATTCAACCCTTGATGTGACGTCTGATGGTTCATCCGTATTCGGTGGTGTTGATCCCGAAACTGGTGAGCCATATCCGGAACCAAACTTATTCGAAGCTCTGGGTGATCTCATGGTTTACATGGAAACTGGGAACACAGAGGGCGTGGCATCATGCATTGAAACAGTTAATGCTGCCTATGAGCAGATGCTACAGAAAGCCGCCAGTGTCGGTGCACGGCAGAACACCGCGCAGAATACCGCGACCGCAATTTCCATTACAAAAGATCGCAGTATTTCCCAAATCAGTGCTGTTGAAGATGCGGATGCAACACAGTTGTCTGTGGAAATGGCTCAGGCAGAATATGTGTATCAGGCTGTGCTCTCCACAACTGCAAGCGTGTATCAGCTTAACCTTCTAAGCTACTTATAG
- the fliD gene encoding flagellar filament capping protein FliD — MSYISSVSSDVMSYQPVTSSGAVNFTGLGNGTDFNEIIDAQIEAESYTKKKYETKLAETEACSALLDELVTSMGELDKTLDDKNSMSEFLAMSVVSSEEGIAGKVTGDVQEGSHTIEVNQLAQSDIWVNTSLTYSEPTDVITDVDSVFAFECDGEEISIEVPANTTAQQLVDMINSDPVARDLVSADLLSDGDELYFRLSGSETGADHAITVSGTTTLADFTSAEFSNVRTAQNAKMKVDGFPAGADEWLERESNTVDDVVPGLELTLSDTTEGSVNLTVTCDTDVTKENIESFLEEVNTLIREIQELTGRVVTYVEDEDSGDKMEAYTIDSYALDMVYNDIKSQMSMSVVGFSGEYDTYNALSQLGLYTDTDEGSETFGQLVIEEEDLDKALEENPYAVAELLSCSNSGISDTRGVQVTSTIEGITDPGAYEFEYTVVGGEVVSATVNGEPAAIDGNTVTAAAGTSAAGMVLEISNLDEGSHSADLRVKEGIVAQLQTAIETWTNAEDGTLTTVSDTYDADATKLENDIYYQEERLAKMEANLQRKYAVLDGQLAYYTNLQSSLTAMISQTG, encoded by the coding sequence ATGTCATATATTTCTTCTGTATCATCCGATGTAATGTCTTATCAGCCTGTGACTTCTTCTGGCGCAGTTAACTTTACCGGTCTTGGAAACGGGACAGATTTTAACGAGATTATTGATGCTCAGATTGAGGCGGAGAGTTATACAAAGAAAAAGTATGAAACCAAGCTGGCAGAAACCGAAGCTTGCTCTGCTTTGCTGGATGAGCTTGTCACTTCAATGGGTGAGCTGGATAAAACGCTTGATGACAAGAACTCCATGAGTGAATTTCTTGCAATGTCCGTAGTGTCGTCAGAAGAAGGTATAGCCGGTAAAGTGACAGGCGATGTGCAGGAGGGAAGTCACACTATTGAGGTGAACCAACTCGCCCAGAGTGATATATGGGTGAATACGAGTTTGACGTATTCTGAACCCACGGATGTTATTACTGATGTGGATTCAGTGTTTGCATTTGAGTGCGATGGTGAAGAAATTTCTATAGAGGTTCCTGCAAATACAACCGCACAGCAATTGGTTGATATGATCAATTCAGATCCGGTTGCGCGAGATCTAGTCAGTGCGGATTTGTTGTCGGACGGTGATGAATTGTACTTTAGGCTTTCCGGTTCTGAAACAGGGGCAGACCACGCGATTACTGTTTCAGGCACAACCACTCTTGCTGACTTTACATCTGCTGAATTTTCGAACGTGCGTACTGCGCAGAATGCAAAGATGAAGGTCGACGGGTTCCCTGCCGGTGCGGACGAGTGGCTTGAGCGTGAATCAAACACGGTGGATGATGTTGTGCCGGGGCTTGAGTTAACGTTGTCAGACACAACTGAAGGGAGCGTAAACCTTACAGTCACATGTGATACGGATGTTACAAAAGAAAACATTGAATCCTTTCTTGAGGAAGTTAACACGCTGATTCGAGAAATTCAGGAGTTAACAGGCCGCGTTGTTACCTACGTGGAAGATGAGGATTCCGGCGATAAGATGGAGGCATATACCATCGACAGTTATGCACTCGACATGGTGTACAACGATATAAAAAGTCAGATGTCCATGTCTGTTGTGGGATTCAGTGGTGAATACGATACTTACAATGCCTTGTCTCAACTTGGGCTGTATACAGATACAGATGAAGGGTCAGAGACTTTTGGTCAGTTGGTGATCGAGGAAGAAGATCTCGATAAGGCTCTGGAAGAGAATCCCTATGCCGTTGCTGAATTACTGAGCTGCTCAAATAGTGGAATTAGTGATACGCGAGGAGTGCAGGTTACGTCGACAATTGAAGGCATTACAGATCCTGGTGCCTATGAGTTTGAATATACCGTTGTGGGCGGGGAAGTAGTTTCTGCAACTGTAAATGGTGAACCGGCAGCTATTGACGGAAACACGGTTACGGCTGCGGCTGGCACTTCCGCAGCAGGTATGGTGCTTGAAATTTCTAATTTAGATGAAGGAAGCCATTCTGCTGATCTGCGCGTGAAGGAAGGTATTGTCGCCCAACTTCAGACAGCAATTGAAACATGGACAAATGCTGAGGATGGCACCCTGACTACGGTATCCGATACGTACGATGCAGATGCCACCAAATTAGAGAACGATATCTACTATCAGGAAGAGCGCCTTGCAAAGATGGAAGCTAACTTGCAACGCAAATATGCCGTTTTAGATGGGCAGCTTGCATACTATACAAATTTACAGAGTAGTTTAACTGCCATGATCTCGCAGACAGGGTAG